Proteins encoded by one window of Haliotis asinina isolate JCU_RB_2024 chromosome 6, JCU_Hal_asi_v2, whole genome shotgun sequence:
- the LOC137286246 gene encoding translocation protein SEC63 homolog encodes MPGMQFEYDEEGGTFYYFLLSFWGLVLIPATYYLWPRAKAKDDAQQSRIQCSCEQCQLKKTLLKTKDSWFHAKDKSIKIGLIIGWLIFFLLAYKVSKIQMDYVEYDPFQELEVDRGASPSEIKKAYRKLSLIYHPDKQTGDPKKFMRIAKAFAALTDEESRKNWEEYGNPDGPGATRFGIALPKWIVERENSMWVLAAYLLVFMILMPIIVGMWWYRSIKFSGDQILLDTTHLYFYFISRTPNMILKRAIMILGASFEFDRFHNAEIANRPSDNEEIPTLMKLLPNIQKENKKPPLCYPYSIKARALILAHCQRMPLPPLSLDIDKQYILNKCPYLLNEMINICAQQVAMAMAGRLQQSPRLDTVENLMKLSQMIIQALEEKSSSLLQLPHITQDMLRHFVGKKRNIRTIRDLVSMKEEDRRSMLRGLNDSEYNDVMNVCAGMPDVIMEVTSEVLDDEDKSITAGSIVTVTVRLTREDLGLKLNRELPASEGVEDVVENDGDEEGEDGEEKQTNASPQNKPKVWEKQKKKGKKGGAKQKKKTKQANQWKSAAPHAKSDAAQNNGKTAKAAEAAAEGADDDEHEDVPEKKPQDSHVEESEDEERNESEEEQEETKKPVKSEDEEKDEDEEEDWSKFQEESRKENSLETKSKESHIVHCPYFPTEKQEWWWLYVADRKHHNLITAPVQICSLKKDEEVQLKFSAPRKPGSYQYSVILRSDSYLLDFDKISNIKLDVKEAKVVSDHPQWDISDDEAEKEDGAGEDTEEDSDYSSEEDDDD; translated from the exons ATGCCTGGCATGCAGTTTGAGTACGATGAGGAGGGGGGAACTTTCTACTATTTCCTTCTTTCCTTTTGGGGCCTGGTTCTCATACCGGCTACATATTATCTATGGCCACGGGCTAAAGCTAAAG ATGACGCACAACAGTCACGGATCCAGTGTAGTTGCGAGCAGTGTCAGTTGAAGAAAACTCTGCTCAAGACCAAGGACTCCTGGTTCCATGCTAAGGACAAATCAAT aaaaattgGCTTGATAATTGGCTGGTTGATCTTTTTCCTGTTGGCCTACAAGGTGTCCAAAATACAGATGGACTATGTGGAATATGACCCCTTCCAGGAACTTGAAGTTGATAGA GGTGCCAGCCCTTCAGAGATCAAGAAGGCCTACAGGAAGCTCAGTTTGATCTACCATCCTGACAAGCAGACTGGAGACCCCAAGAAGTTTATGAGAATAGCCAAGgcttttgctgc ACTGACAGATGAAGAATCTCGCAAGAACTGGGAGGAGTATGGGAACCCTGATGGCCCTGGAG CTACCAGATTTGGTATAGCTCTGCCCAAGTGGATTGTTGAGAGGGAAAACTCTATGTGG GTGCTTGCTGCCTATCTGCTGGTCTTCATGATTCTCATGCCAATCATTGTG GGCATGTGGTGGTATCGGTCAATCAAGTTCAGTGGTGATCAGATCCTGCTGGATACAACACATCTCTACTTCTACTTCATTAGCCGAACTCCAAACATGATCCTCAAAC GTGCCATCATGATCCTGGGAGCATCATTTGAATTTGACCGCTTTCACAATGCCGAGATCGCAAACAGACCAAGTGACAATGAAGAAATTCCAACA CTGATGAAGCTTTTGCCCAACATCCAGAAGGAGAACAAGAAGCCACCATTGTGTTACCCTTACAGCATCAAGGCTCGTGCCCTCATTCTGGCTCACTGCCAGAGGATGCCACTGCCACCTCTCAGTCTGGACATCG ACAAACAGTACATCCTGAACAAATGCCCATACCTTCTGAATGAGATGATCAACATTTGTGCCCAGCAGGTTGCCATGGCAATGGCAGGTAGAT TGCAGCAGAGTCCCCGTCTGGACACAGTGGAGAACCTGATGAAGCTGAGCCAGATGATTATACAAGCTCTTGAGGAGAAGTCCAGCTCGCTGCTGCAGTTGCCCCACATCACACAGGACATGCTGAGACACTTTGTGGGCAAGAAA AGGAACATTCGCACTATCCGTGATTTGGTATCCATGAAAGAAGAAGATCGACGCTCAATGCTACGTGGTCTGAATGACAGCGAATACAATGATGTGATGAACGTGTGTGCAGGCATGCCTGATGTCATCATGGAAGTAACATCTGAGG TTCTTGATGATGAAGACAAATCTATCACTGCTGGATCAATTGTCACGGTAACTGTGAGACTGacacgtgaagatctgggtttgaaacTGAATCGGGAACTGCCAGCCTCTGAAGGTGTTGAAGATGTTGTAGAGAATGATGGAGATGAAGAGGGTGAGGATGGTGAAGAAAAACAG ACGAACGCCTCCCCCCAGAACAAGCCCAAGGTGTGGGAGAAACAAAAGAAGAAAGGCAAGAAGGGAGGAGCCAAGCAGAAGAAGAAGACCAAGCAAGCCAACCAATGGAAGTCTGCAGCTCCACATGCCAAATCTGATGCTGCACAGAATAATGGG AAAACAGCCAAAGCAGCAGAGGCAGCAGCCGAAGGAGCAGATGATGATGAACATGAAGACGTGCCCGAGAAGAAGCCACAAGACTCGCATGTTGAGGAGTCAGAGGATGAGGAGAGAAATGAGTCcgaggaggaacaagaagagacTAAGAAGCCTGTCAAATCAGAGGATGAGGAGAAGGATGAAGATGAGGAGGAGGACTGGTCAAAATTCCAGGAAGAATCGAGGAAAGAAAACTCTCTGGAAACCAAGAGCAAGGAGAGCCACATCGTTCACTGCCCGTATTTCCCTACA GAGAAGCAGGAGTGGTGGTGGTTGTACGTGGCTGACAGGAAACACCATAACCTCATCACTGCCCCTGTACAGATTTGTAGCCTGAAGAAGGATGAAGAGGTCCAGCTCAAGTTCTCAGCCCCACGTAAACCTGGCTCATACCAGTACTCTGTCATCCTGCGCTCAGACTCATATCTGCTTGACTTTGACAAAATATCCAACATCAAG CTGGACGTGAAGGAGGCAAAGGTTGTGTCTGACCACCCACAGTGGGACATCTCGGACGACGAGGCAGAGAAGGAGGATGGTGCGGGAGAAGACACAGAGGAGGATAGCGACTACTCTTCTGAGGAGGATGACGATGATTAG